Proteins from a genomic interval of Streptomyces sp. NBC_01445:
- a CDS encoding ABC transporter permease, protein MTTVTDTPAAPAGKTARPPRKRGRLVPYWLLLPGLLWLVVFFALPMVYQASTSIQTGSLEDGFKVTWHFATYWDALADYWPQFLRSVLYAGAATILCLALGYPLAYLIAFRAGRWRNVVLILVIAPFFTSFLIRTLAWKTILSDSGPVVSTLNALHILDVTSWIGMTDGDRVLATPLAVICGLTYNFLPFMILPLYTSLERIDGRLHEAAGDLYASPATTFRKVTFPLSMPGVVSGTLLTFIPAAGDYVNADLLGSTDTRMVGNVIQTQFLRILDYPTAAALSFILMAAILIMVTVYIRRSGTEDLV, encoded by the coding sequence ATGACGACCGTCACCGACACTCCCGCGGCGCCGGCCGGCAAGACCGCGCGCCCGCCGCGCAAGCGCGGCCGCCTCGTCCCGTACTGGCTGCTGCTGCCCGGCTTGCTGTGGCTGGTCGTCTTCTTCGCCCTGCCGATGGTCTACCAGGCGTCCACGTCGATCCAGACGGGTTCCCTGGAGGACGGCTTCAAGGTCACCTGGCACTTCGCGACCTACTGGGACGCGCTCGCCGACTACTGGCCGCAGTTCCTGCGCTCGGTGCTCTACGCGGGCGCCGCCACGATCCTGTGCCTGGCGCTCGGCTACCCGCTGGCCTACCTCATCGCCTTCCGCGCGGGACGCTGGCGCAACGTCGTCCTCATCCTCGTCATCGCGCCGTTCTTCACCAGCTTCCTGATCCGCACGCTGGCCTGGAAGACGATCCTTTCCGACAGCGGCCCGGTCGTCAGCACGCTGAACGCCCTGCACATCCTGGACGTCACGAGCTGGATCGGCATGACGGACGGCGACCGCGTCCTCGCGACCCCGCTCGCCGTGATCTGCGGACTCACGTACAACTTCCTGCCGTTCATGATCCTGCCGCTCTACACCTCGCTGGAGCGCATCGACGGCCGGCTGCACGAGGCGGCGGGCGACCTGTACGCCTCGCCCGCCACCACCTTCCGCAAGGTGACGTTCCCGCTCTCCATGCCGGGTGTCGTCTCCGGCACGCTGCTCACCTTCATCCCCGCCGCCGGTGACTACGTCAACGCGGACCTGCTCGGCTCCACCGACACCCGCATGGTCGGCAACGTCATCCAGACGCAGTTCCTGCGCATCCTGGACTACCCGACGGCGGCGGCGCTCTCCTTCATCCTGATGGCCGCGATCCTGATCATGGTCACCGTCTATATCCGCCGGTCCGGAACGGAGGACTTGGTCTGA
- a CDS encoding ABC transporter ATP-binding protein produces MTTENGGDVRLAGISKTYGSFTAVQPLDLTVPQGSFFALLGASGCGKTTTLRMIAGLEEPSSGTVLLGDQDVTALPPYKRPVNTVFQSYALFPHLDIFENVAFGLRRRGIKSVKKQVGEMLDLVQLGEQARKKPHQLSGGQQQRVAVARALINHPKVLLLDEPLGALDLKLRRQMQLELKRIQTEVGITFIHVTHDQEEAMTMADTVAVMNAGRVEQLGAPADLYENPGSTFVANFLGTSNFIEAEVAGRSGEDLTLKAGDGKLVLPAARCTAATTTGGKVLVGVRPEKISLTHADDAGSIPDGRNRITGRVADSSFIGVSTQYVVDSPLCDAFEVYAQNIERDTRLTPGAEVVLHWNPAHTFGLDAAQDIEAGAAKVEEDAAA; encoded by the coding sequence ATGACGACAGAAAACGGCGGCGACGTCCGCCTTGCCGGGATCAGCAAGACCTACGGCTCCTTCACCGCCGTCCAGCCGCTGGACCTGACCGTGCCGCAGGGCTCCTTCTTCGCCCTCCTCGGCGCCTCGGGCTGCGGCAAGACCACGACCCTGCGGATGATCGCCGGGCTCGAGGAGCCCAGCTCCGGCACGGTCCTGCTCGGCGACCAGGACGTCACCGCGCTGCCCCCCTACAAGCGCCCGGTGAACACCGTCTTCCAGTCGTACGCGCTCTTCCCGCACCTCGACATCTTCGAGAACGTCGCCTTCGGCCTGCGCCGCCGCGGCATCAAGTCCGTGAAGAAGCAGGTCGGGGAGATGCTCGACCTGGTCCAGCTCGGCGAGCAGGCCCGCAAGAAGCCGCACCAGCTCTCCGGCGGCCAGCAGCAGCGCGTCGCCGTGGCGCGCGCCCTGATCAACCACCCCAAGGTGCTGCTCCTCGACGAGCCGCTCGGCGCCCTCGACCTCAAGCTGCGCCGCCAGATGCAGCTCGAACTCAAGCGCATCCAGACCGAGGTGGGCATCACGTTCATCCACGTCACGCACGACCAGGAGGAGGCCATGACCATGGCCGACACGGTCGCCGTGATGAACGCGGGCCGCGTCGAACAGCTGGGCGCTCCGGCGGACCTGTACGAGAACCCGGGGTCCACGTTCGTCGCCAACTTCCTCGGCACGTCCAACTTCATCGAGGCCGAGGTCGCCGGCCGCAGCGGCGAGGACCTCACCCTGAAGGCCGGCGACGGCAAGCTCGTCCTGCCCGCCGCCCGCTGTACGGCCGCCACCACCACCGGCGGGAAGGTCCTCGTCGGTGTGCGCCCCGAGAAGATCTCCCTCACCCACGCCGATGACGCGGGCTCCATACCCGACGGCCGCAACCGCATCACCGGCCGCGTCGCCGACAGCAGCTTCATCGGCGTCTCCACGCAGTACGTCGTCGACAGCCCGCTCTGCGACGCCTTCGAGGTCTACGCCCAGAACATCGAACGCGACACCCGGCTCACCCCCGGCGCCGAGGTCGTCCTGCACTGGAACCCCGCGCACACGTTCGGCCTCGACGCCGCCCAGGACATCGAGGCGGGCGCCGCGAAGGTCGAGGAGGACGCCGCCGCATGA
- a CDS encoding polyamine ABC transporter substrate-binding protein, with product MEQYEPESLSSAQLAAMRRSFRNGRAAMTRRSLLRASAGGALAVGGIGSLSACGIPAASKGQGGVSSEDHSAKEQVVNFSNWTEYIDLSDDEKHRPSLDAFTKRTGIRVKYTEDINDNVEFFGKIKPQLAAGQDTGRDIIVLTDWLASRLIRFGWVQKLDPANLPHAYANLSAQFRSPDWDPGRAYSYPWQGIATVIAYNAKATNGREVTSVSQLLDDPKLKGRVGLLSEMRDSVGMTLLDMGKDPGTFTSDDFDAAIARMQKGVDSKQVRRFTGNDYIADLSKGDLAACLAWAGDIVQLQADNPDVKFHIPDAGYISSTDNMLIPNRARHKTNAEKLMDYYYELPVAAELAAWINYVTPVDGVKPELAKIDKSIANDPLIVPDKTMGAKAHGFRSLTSKEEKAFEEKFAQLTGA from the coding sequence ATGGAGCAGTACGAGCCCGAAAGCCTGTCCTCGGCACAACTCGCCGCAATGCGGCGCAGTTTCCGCAACGGCAGGGCAGCCATGACCCGCCGCTCGCTGCTGCGCGCCTCCGCGGGCGGCGCGCTAGCCGTCGGCGGGATCGGGTCGCTGAGCGCCTGCGGCATTCCCGCGGCGAGCAAGGGCCAGGGCGGCGTCTCGTCGGAGGACCACTCGGCCAAGGAGCAGGTCGTCAACTTCTCCAACTGGACGGAGTACATCGACCTCAGCGACGACGAGAAGCACCGGCCCTCCCTGGACGCGTTCACCAAGCGCACCGGGATCAGGGTCAAGTACACCGAGGACATCAACGACAACGTCGAGTTCTTCGGCAAGATCAAGCCGCAGCTCGCGGCGGGCCAGGACACCGGCCGGGACATCATCGTCCTCACCGACTGGCTGGCCTCGCGGCTGATCCGCTTCGGCTGGGTGCAGAAGCTCGACCCGGCCAACCTGCCCCATGCGTACGCGAATCTGTCCGCCCAGTTCCGCAGCCCCGACTGGGACCCGGGCCGTGCCTACTCGTACCCGTGGCAGGGCATCGCCACGGTCATCGCGTACAACGCCAAGGCCACGAACGGCAGGGAGGTCACCTCCGTCTCGCAGCTGCTCGACGACCCCAAGCTCAAGGGCAGGGTCGGCCTGCTCTCCGAGATGCGCGACAGCGTCGGCATGACCCTGCTCGACATGGGCAAGGACCCGGGCACCTTCACGTCCGACGACTTCGACGCGGCGATAGCCCGGATGCAGAAGGGTGTCGACAGCAAGCAGGTCCGCCGCTTCACCGGCAACGACTACATCGCCGACCTGAGCAAGGGGGACCTCGCGGCCTGTCTCGCCTGGGCGGGCGACATCGTCCAGCTCCAGGCGGACAACCCGGACGTCAAGTTCCATATCCCCGACGCCGGTTACATCTCGTCGACGGACAACATGCTGATCCCCAACAGGGCCCGTCACAAGACGAACGCCGAGAAGCTCATGGACTACTACTACGAGCTGCCGGTCGCCGCCGAACTCGCCGCCTGGATCAACTACGTGACGCCCGTCGACGGAGTGAAGCCCGAACTGGCCAAGATCGACAAGAGCATCGCGAACGACCCGCTGATCGTTCCCGACAAGACCATGGGTGCCAAGGCGCACGGTTTCCGCTCTCTCACCTCCAAGGAAGAGAAGGCGTTCGAAGAGAAGTTCGCCCAGCTCACCGGCGCGTGA
- a CDS encoding gamma-aminobutyraldehyde dehydrogenase, translating into MHNPGNSTRFQAQDRFAEGAQYIAGRLTKGTSGRTHAVVDPATGQDVYTYELAGTEDVDAAVTAAREAFPGWAGATPGERSDAMHRFAGVLAERAEDLAQAESLQCGKPLKLSREFDVPGTVDNTAFFAGAARHLQGQSAGEYSGDHTSYVRREPIGVVGSIAPWNYPLQMAAWKVLPAIAAGNTIVLKPAELTPLTSLLFAQAATEAGIPDGVVNIVTGAGRDAGEHLVGHPDVAMTSFTGSTGVGKRVAEIATSTVKRLHLELGGKAPFVVFDDADLEAAVHGAVAGALINTGQDCTAATRAYVQRPLYDAFVQGVADLMESVRVGDPFAPDTDLGPLISHAQRDRVAGFVDRARSYARVVAGGVIPRGDLEQGAYYRPTLVADAAQDSEIVQAEIFGPVLVVLPFDSDDEGIRLANDTPYGLAASAWTRDVFRANRATRDIKAGCVWVNDHIPILSEMPHGGYKASGFGKDMSAYSFEEYTQIKHVMFDNTAVARKAWHRTIFGD; encoded by the coding sequence ATGCACAACCCTGGCAACAGCACCCGCTTCCAGGCCCAGGACCGGTTCGCCGAAGGCGCCCAGTACATCGCGGGCCGCCTCACCAAGGGCACATCCGGTCGCACCCACGCAGTCGTCGACCCGGCCACGGGCCAGGACGTCTACACGTACGAGCTGGCCGGCACCGAAGACGTCGACGCCGCCGTGACCGCGGCCCGCGAGGCCTTCCCCGGCTGGGCCGGCGCCACGCCGGGCGAGCGTTCCGACGCGATGCACCGCTTCGCGGGCGTCCTGGCCGAGCGCGCCGAGGACCTCGCCCAGGCCGAGTCCCTGCAGTGCGGCAAGCCCCTCAAGCTGAGCCGCGAGTTCGACGTCCCCGGGACCGTCGACAACACCGCGTTCTTCGCGGGCGCCGCCCGGCACCTCCAGGGCCAGTCCGCCGGCGAGTACAGCGGCGACCACACCTCGTACGTGCGGCGCGAGCCCATCGGTGTCGTCGGGTCCATCGCTCCCTGGAACTACCCGCTCCAGATGGCCGCCTGGAAGGTCCTTCCGGCGATCGCCGCGGGCAACACCATCGTGCTCAAGCCCGCCGAGCTGACCCCGCTCACCTCCCTCCTGTTCGCGCAGGCCGCGACCGAGGCGGGCATCCCCGACGGTGTCGTCAACATCGTCACGGGCGCGGGCAGGGACGCCGGCGAGCACCTCGTCGGGCACCCCGACGTCGCCATGACCTCCTTCACCGGGTCGACGGGCGTCGGCAAGCGCGTCGCCGAGATCGCCACCTCCACCGTGAAGCGGCTGCATCTGGAGCTCGGCGGCAAGGCGCCGTTCGTCGTCTTCGACGACGCCGACCTGGAGGCCGCCGTGCACGGCGCGGTCGCGGGCGCCCTGATCAACACGGGCCAGGACTGCACCGCCGCCACGCGCGCGTACGTGCAGCGCCCCCTCTACGACGCCTTCGTGCAGGGCGTGGCGGACCTCATGGAGAGCGTCCGGGTCGGCGACCCGTTCGCGCCGGACACCGATCTCGGCCCGCTGATCTCGCACGCCCAGCGCGACCGCGTCGCAGGATTCGTCGACCGGGCCCGCTCCTACGCGCGCGTGGTCGCCGGCGGCGTCATCCCCCGGGGCGACCTCGAGCAGGGCGCGTACTACCGGCCGACCCTCGTCGCGGACGCCGCCCAGGACAGCGAGATCGTCCAGGCCGAGATCTTCGGCCCGGTGCTCGTGGTCCTGCCCTTCGACAGCGACGACGAGGGCATCCGCCTCGCCAACGACACCCCCTACGGCCTGGCCGCGTCGGCCTGGACCAGGGACGTGTTCCGTGCCAACCGCGCCACCCGCGACATCAAGGCGGGCTGTGTCTGGGTCAACGACCACATCCCGATCCTCAGCGAGATGCCGCACGGCGGTTACAAGGCGTCCGGCTTCGGCAAGGACATGTCTGCCTACTCCTTCGAGGAGTACACGCAGATCAAGCACGTCATGTTCGACAACACCGCGGTCGCCCGCAAGGCCTGGCACCGCACGATCTTCGGGGACTGA
- a CDS encoding NADAR family protein, giving the protein MGKIDKLEGNAPIRDRDSLVRAVEAGVRVKYLHFWGHTPRADGTVGASCLSQWWVAPFTVDGVEYATAEHWMMAAKARLFGDAEAERRAVGAAHPSQAKKAGRLVRGFDEDVWARERFGIVVEGSVHKFAAHADLREFLLGTGERSEMGVPPAEGWGSVLVEASPLDRVWGIGLAADAEAAADPRRWRGPNLLGFALMAARERLADRA; this is encoded by the coding sequence ATGGGGAAGATCGACAAGCTTGAGGGGAACGCGCCCATCCGCGATCGGGACTCGCTGGTCAGGGCGGTGGAAGCGGGTGTACGGGTCAAGTACCTGCACTTCTGGGGGCACACACCGCGGGCCGACGGCACGGTCGGGGCGAGCTGCCTCAGTCAGTGGTGGGTCGCGCCGTTCACGGTGGACGGGGTCGAGTACGCGACGGCCGAGCACTGGATGATGGCCGCGAAGGCCCGGCTGTTCGGTGATGCCGAGGCCGAGCGCAGAGCCGTCGGGGCGGCGCATCCCTCGCAGGCCAAGAAAGCGGGGCGCCTCGTGCGCGGCTTCGACGAGGACGTCTGGGCGCGCGAGCGGTTCGGGATCGTCGTCGAGGGCAGCGTGCACAAGTTCGCGGCGCACGCGGATCTGCGGGAGTTCCTGCTCGGAACGGGCGAGCGAAGCGAGATGGGGGTCCCCCCGGCCGAAGGCTGGGGGAGCGTCCTGGTCGAGGCCAGCCCGCTCGACCGCGTGTGGGGCATCGGCCTCGCGGCCGACGCGGAGGCGGCCGCCGATCCGAGACGGTGGCGTGGCCCCAATCTGCTGGGGTTCGCGCTGATGGCGGCGCGTGAGCGGCTGGCGGACCGGGCCTGA
- a CDS encoding DUF4190 domain-containing protein, with translation MSEDTEGREGAESAESIEGGHGSAAAPERGSGDQPGGRVSLGKREPDPWAAPAETGPRDAVPRDAAQGEAGPVAPAPVRPFAPPSHAETQVDPFAAPSAPASPSEPYNPFAPPSPGAATAPGRWSQQPQQPHQAQHPHPHPHAQPPGAPYGMPPGYPAAQAGAPWAPGANPFAPPGEPVPPPPVSPDGPGQMQYGYPAAPYGYNYGYGRHAATGPASMAHGVPGYGWPGMQPQPANGMGVAALTLGIISAAAFILWPIAIIVGILAIIFGAIGRAKASRGEATNRGQALAGLICGIGGLVLALVMMFFVIASSDSSSGSDSSDDSGYSAAL, from the coding sequence ATGTCCGAGGACACAGAGGGCAGAGAGGGCGCCGAGAGCGCCGAGAGCATTGAGGGCGGCCACGGTTCGGCGGCTGCGCCGGAGCGGGGGTCGGGGGATCAGCCTGGGGGCAGGGTGTCCCTGGGGAAGCGGGAACCGGACCCGTGGGCGGCTCCGGCGGAGACGGGCCCGCGGGACGCCGTGCCGCGGGACGCGGCACAGGGGGAGGCCGGGCCGGTTGCTCCGGCGCCGGTGCGCCCGTTCGCGCCGCCGTCCCACGCCGAAACCCAGGTGGACCCCTTCGCCGCGCCCTCCGCACCCGCCTCGCCCAGCGAGCCGTACAACCCGTTCGCCCCGCCCTCCCCGGGCGCCGCGACGGCCCCCGGCCGCTGGTCACAACAGCCTCAACAGCCACACCAAGCGCAACACCCGCATCCGCACCCGCACGCCCAGCCGCCGGGTGCCCCCTACGGCATGCCCCCCGGCTATCCGGCGGCGCAGGCCGGGGCCCCCTGGGCACCGGGGGCCAACCCGTTCGCGCCGCCCGGTGAGCCCGTGCCCCCGCCGCCCGTCTCGCCCGACGGGCCGGGGCAGATGCAGTACGGCTACCCGGCCGCCCCGTACGGCTACAACTACGGCTACGGCCGGCACGCGGCGACCGGCCCGGCCTCGATGGCCCACGGCGTTCCCGGCTACGGCTGGCCCGGGATGCAGCCGCAACCCGCCAACGGCATGGGCGTCGCCGCTCTGACGCTCGGGATCATCTCGGCCGCCGCCTTCATCCTGTGGCCGATCGCGATCATCGTCGGCATCCTCGCCATCATCTTCGGCGCGATCGGCCGCGCGAAGGCGAGCCGGGGCGAGGCCACCAACCGTGGCCAGGCCCTGGCCGGACTGATCTGCGGCATCGGCGGTCTGGTGCTCGCGCTGGTCATGATGTTCTTCGTCATCGCATCCAGCGACTCGTCGAGCGGCAGCGACAGCAGCGACGACAGCGGCTACTCCGCCGCCCTGTAG
- a CDS encoding adenosine deaminase, producing the protein MTDLHAFIAGLPKAELHVHHVGSASPRIVSTLAARHADSKVPTDPEALADYFTFTDFAHFIDVYLSVVDLVRTPEDVRLLTFEVARDMARQNVRYAELTITPYSSVRRGIDEYGFMEAIEDARKAAEAEFGTILRWCFDIPGEAGLESAAETVRLATTDTIRPEGLVSFGLGGPEIGVPRPQFKPYFDRAIAAGLHSVPHAGETTGPGTVWDALVHLGAERIGHGTTSVQDPKLLAHLAEHRIPLEVCPTSNIATRAVKTLEDHPIKQFVDAGVVVTVNSDDPPMFGTDLNNEYAVAARLLDLDERGVAALARNAVDASFLDEPGKARIAAEIDTYTDTWLAGA; encoded by the coding sequence GTGACCGATCTGCATGCCTTTATCGCCGGACTGCCAAAGGCAGAGCTGCATGTGCACCATGTCGGCTCGGCGTCCCCCCGGATCGTCTCCACGCTCGCGGCCCGCCACGCGGACTCCAAGGTCCCGACGGACCCCGAGGCGCTGGCCGACTACTTCACGTTCACGGACTTCGCGCACTTCATCGACGTATACCTCTCGGTCGTCGACCTCGTGCGCACGCCGGAGGACGTCCGCCTCCTCACGTTCGAGGTCGCGCGGGACATGGCCCGGCAGAACGTGCGTTACGCCGAGCTGACCATCACCCCGTACTCCTCCGTCCGCCGCGGCATCGACGAGTACGGCTTCATGGAGGCGATCGAGGACGCCCGCAAGGCGGCCGAGGCCGAGTTCGGCACCATCCTGCGCTGGTGCTTCGACATCCCCGGCGAGGCGGGGCTCGAGTCCGCCGCGGAGACCGTGCGGCTCGCGACCACCGACACGATCCGTCCGGAGGGCCTCGTCTCCTTCGGGCTCGGCGGGCCCGAAATCGGCGTGCCGCGGCCCCAGTTCAAGCCGTACTTCGACCGGGCGATCGCCGCGGGCCTGCACTCCGTGCCGCACGCCGGCGAGACCACGGGCCCCGGAACGGTCTGGGACGCCCTGGTCCACCTCGGCGCCGAACGCATCGGGCACGGCACGACGTCCGTCCAGGACCCGAAGCTCCTCGCCCACCTCGCCGAGCACCGCATCCCGCTCGAGGTCTGCCCGACGTCGAACATCGCGACGCGCGCCGTGAAGACCCTCGAGGATCACCCCATCAAGCAGTTCGTCGACGCCGGGGTCGTCGTCACCGTCAACTCCGACGACCCGCCGATGTTCGGCACGGACCTCAACAACGAGTACGCCGTCGCCGCCCGCCTCCTCGACCTCGACGAGCGGGGCGTGGCCGCGCTCGCCAGGAACGCGGTGGACGCGTCGTTCCTCGACGAGCCGGGTAAGGCCCGTATCGCCGCGGAGATCGACACGTACACGGACACGTGGCTCGCCGGGGCCTGA
- a CDS encoding glycerophosphodiester phosphodiesterase has protein sequence MRTVTAVAHRGDPYRVRENTLASLRSALEQGADAVEIDVRLTRDGVPVLLHDSTLKRLWDHDRPLSALSYDEVRGLTAGGVPTLEQAMEVLAERRVMVDLPGADARVVRTVIGVVRDCGADERAYYCAGAETMLAVRRADPAAEIALTWTTLAPPRPGVLEAVRPAWLNYRFPLVSRELAAHVHRQGLLVSAWTPDTKSAMRRLLGLGVDSITTNRIDVLCGLRGN, from the coding sequence ATGCGTACCGTGACTGCCGTGGCCCACCGGGGCGACCCCTACCGCGTCCGTGAGAACACCCTCGCCTCCCTGCGCTCCGCGCTGGAGCAAGGGGCGGACGCGGTCGAGATCGACGTCCGTCTGACGCGCGACGGCGTGCCCGTGCTGCTGCACGACTCCACTCTCAAGCGGCTGTGGGACCACGACCGCCCGCTCTCCGCGCTCTCGTACGACGAGGTGCGCGGCCTCACCGCGGGCGGCGTGCCCACCCTCGAACAGGCCATGGAGGTACTGGCCGAGCGGCGGGTGATGGTGGACCTGCCGGGCGCGGACGCGCGCGTGGTCCGTACGGTCATCGGGGTCGTCCGGGACTGCGGCGCCGACGAGCGTGCCTACTACTGCGCGGGCGCGGAGACGATGCTGGCGGTGCGGCGCGCGGACCCGGCCGCCGAGATCGCGCTGACGTGGACGACGCTGGCCCCGCCGCGGCCCGGGGTGCTCGAAGCGGTCAGGCCGGCCTGGCTCAACTATCGTTTCCCGCTGGTCAGTCGGGAGCTGGCGGCCCATGTGCACCGCCAGGGCCTGCTGGTCTCCGCGTGGACCCCGGACACGAAGTCGGCGATGCGCCGCCTCCTCGGCCTCGGCGTCGACTCGATCACGACGAACCGCATCGACGTGCTGTGCGGGCTGCGCGGCAACTGA
- a CDS encoding serine hydrolase domain-containing protein, whose protein sequence is MPARTRRTVLASALVLGLAAGPLAVPALADAPARASATADRPDGAALREAISGLPDADATAALVRVGGTDGAWRGSSGVRDLASGRAALDGGRFRAGSTTKVVTAAVVLQLAAERRVNLDAPVQHYLPDLFKGKGFRPISVRQLLNHTSGIQAGDGFGDDFEDAYAHRFDTLTPQAVVASALAKGPSFDPGGQQEYLNINYTVLGMLIEKVTGHTYADEATRRVLRPAGMRATSFPGADPVIHGPHNRGYQLDGGRFVDVTEWNQSDRWAAGDMISTTADLERLLRALFGGRLVPGPQLKEMFTVPSDVPGATMSAGLQRLEAGGSVYWGKSGSRYGYVTGVAATRDLSRTVVYSVGATDAKGDAMNPVAERIIMAAVKG, encoded by the coding sequence ATGCCCGCACGCACCCGCCGTACCGTCCTTGCCTCCGCCCTCGTCCTCGGCCTCGCCGCGGGCCCGCTCGCCGTACCGGCCCTGGCGGACGCACCCGCCCGGGCGTCGGCCACGGCGGACCGCCCGGACGGAGCCGCGCTGCGCGAGGCGATCTCCGGGCTGCCGGACGCGGACGCCACTGCCGCGCTCGTGCGCGTCGGCGGCACGGACGGCGCGTGGCGCGGCAGCTCCGGCGTGCGTGACCTGGCCTCGGGCCGTGCCGCGCTCGACGGCGGCCGGTTCCGCGCGGGCTCGACGACGAAGGTCGTCACGGCGGCGGTCGTGCTCCAGCTCGCCGCCGAGCGCCGCGTGAATCTGGACGCGCCGGTGCAGCACTATCTGCCGGACCTCTTCAAGGGGAAGGGCTTCCGGCCCATATCCGTACGCCAGTTGCTGAACCACACCAGCGGCATCCAGGCCGGTGACGGCTTCGGCGACGACTTCGAGGACGCCTACGCGCACCGCTTCGACACCCTCACCCCGCAGGCCGTCGTGGCGTCGGCACTCGCGAAGGGGCCGTCGTTCGACCCGGGCGGGCAACAGGAGTACCTCAACATCAACTACACGGTTCTCGGCATGCTGATCGAGAAGGTCACGGGCCACACGTACGCGGACGAGGCCACCCGGCGCGTCCTGCGTCCCGCCGGGATGCGCGCCACGTCGTTCCCCGGCGCCGACCCCGTGATCCACGGCCCGCACAACCGCGGCTACCAGCTGGACGGCGGCCGGTTCGTCGACGTGACCGAGTGGAACCAGTCCGACCGCTGGGCGGCCGGCGACATGATCTCCACGACGGCGGACCTGGAGCGGCTGCTGCGGGCGCTCTTCGGCGGCCGCCTCGTGCCCGGGCCCCAGCTCAAGGAGATGTTCACGGTGCCGTCGGACGTGCCGGGGGCGACCATGAGCGCGGGCCTCCAGCGCCTCGAGGCCGGCGGCTCGGTGTACTGGGGCAAGTCCGGATCCCGCTACGGGTACGTGACCGGGGTCGCAGCGACCCGCGATCTGTCACGGACCGTGGTCTACTCCGTCGGCGCGACGGACGCCAAGGGCGACGCGATGAACCCCGTCGCCGAGCGCATCATCATGGCGGCGGTCAAGGGCTGA
- a CDS encoding polyamine ABC transporter substrate-binding protein, producing MRALGGGAAAAAVGALASGCGVPAAYVAPGDRAATDRSGSDKRLVFANWPLYIDVDDDDPSKRPTLDAFQKQTGIDVKYTEEINDNDEFFGKISPSLMNHQKTGRDLIVISDWMCAKFVTLGWVQEMDRARQPHVTKYLDPLLRSPHFDPGRKYTVPWQSGITGIAYNKRRVGREIKHVSDLWAADLKGKVTLLSGLDESFALLMQGNGADITRWTPDDFHRVCDQVEKLVKSHHIRRFTGNDYIKDLSSGDVLACQAYSGDVIQLQADDPDIEFVVPEEGGELWAESLMIPNLADHKRNAERLIDFYYRPEVAAELATWVNYVSPVPAAREILADSKDKDTAALAEDPLIFPDDTMRARLAIARDITSKERPEFAKRWNAIAGL from the coding sequence ATGCGCGCCCTGGGCGGTGGCGCCGCGGCCGCCGCGGTCGGCGCGCTCGCCTCGGGGTGCGGTGTGCCCGCCGCCTACGTCGCGCCGGGGGACCGCGCCGCGACCGACCGGTCCGGCAGCGACAAGCGGCTCGTCTTCGCCAACTGGCCGCTCTACATCGACGTGGACGACGACGATCCGTCGAAGCGGCCCACGCTCGACGCCTTCCAGAAGCAGACCGGGATCGACGTCAAGTACACCGAAGAGATCAACGACAACGACGAGTTCTTCGGCAAGATCAGCCCGTCCCTGATGAACCACCAGAAGACCGGCCGGGACCTCATCGTCATCAGCGACTGGATGTGCGCCAAGTTCGTGACGCTCGGCTGGGTCCAGGAGATGGACCGCGCCCGTCAGCCGCACGTCACCAAGTACCTCGACCCGCTGCTGCGTTCACCGCACTTCGACCCCGGCCGCAAGTACACCGTGCCGTGGCAGTCCGGCATCACCGGCATCGCGTACAACAAGCGCAGGGTCGGGCGCGAGATCAAGCACGTGTCCGATCTGTGGGCGGCCGACCTCAAGGGCAAGGTCACGCTGTTGTCCGGGCTCGACGAGTCGTTCGCGCTGCTCATGCAGGGCAACGGCGCCGACATCACCCGGTGGACCCCGGACGACTTCCACCGCGTGTGCGACCAGGTCGAGAAGCTCGTCAAGAGCCACCACATCCGCCGCTTCACCGGCAACGACTACATCAAGGACCTCTCCAGCGGCGACGTCCTCGCCTGCCAGGCCTACAGCGGTGACGTCATCCAGCTCCAGGCCGACGACCCGGACATCGAGTTCGTCGTGCCGGAGGAGGGCGGCGAGCTGTGGGCCGAGTCGCTGATGATCCCCAACCTCGCCGACCACAAGCGCAACGCCGAGCGCCTCATCGACTTCTACTACCGGCCGGAGGTCGCCGCCGAGCTGGCCACCTGGGTCAACTACGTGAGCCCCGTGCCGGCCGCCCGCGAGATCCTCGCCGACTCCAAGGACAAGGACACCGCGGCCCTCGCCGAGGACCCGCTGATCTTCCCCGACGACACGATGCGCGCGCGGCTCGCCATCGCGCGCGACATCACGTCGAAGGAACGCCCGGAATTCGCCAAGCGGTGGAACGCGATCGCGGGGCTGTGA